In Nycticebus coucang isolate mNycCou1 chromosome 9, mNycCou1.pri, whole genome shotgun sequence, the following are encoded in one genomic region:
- the LOC128593665 gene encoding zinc finger protein with KRAB and SCAN domains 8-like translates to MDSHQKVPGIYNGDTLLIPEYENVSWYEDQLERQEGRPTEERRYKCSECGKKFSQSSGLVRHQRIHTGEKPYECDHCGKAFSVRSTLTVHERIHTGEKPYTCHECKKAFSVRAHLIIHQRIHNGEKPYECNECGKAFSVSSDLIKRQRIHTGEKPYECDECGKSFSVSSALIKHQRIHTGEKPYECKECGKAFYVNSALLNHERIHSGEKPYECGECGKAFSQISTLIHHQRIHTGEKPYECDECGKAFCGSSNLTKHQKIHAKGKCHQ, encoded by the coding sequence atggaCTCACACCAGAAGGTCCCTGGCATATATAATGGGGATACTTTACTGATTCCTGAATATGAAAATGTCTCTTGGTATGAGGACCAGTTAGAAAGGCAGGAGGGCAGGCCCACAGAAGAAAGACGGTATAaatgcagtgaatgtgggaaGAAATTTTCCCAGAGCTCGGGCCTTGTTCGACATCAGAGAatccatactggagagaaaccctatgagtGTGATCactgtggaaaagcctttagtGTGCGCTCAACCCTCACTGTGCATGAGAGAATCCACACTGGTGAGAAGCCCTATACCTGTCATGAGTGTAAGAAAGCCTTCAGTGTAAGGGCACACCTGATTATACATCAGAGAATCCACaatggagagaaaccctatgaatgtaatgaGTGTGGCAAAGCATTTAGTGTGAGCTCAGACCTGATCAAACGTCAGAGAATCCATACAGGTGAAAAACCTTATGAGTGTGATGAATGTGGGAAGTCTTTCAGTGTGAGCTCAGCCCTCATCAAACATCAGAGAATCCACACAGGAGAAAAGCCATATGAATGTAAGGAGTGTGGGAAGGCCTTCTATGTGAATTCAGCCCTTCTTAATCACGAGAGGATTCACTCTGGAGAAAAGCCTTATGAGTGTGGAGAGTGTGGAAAAGCATTCAGCCAGATCTCAACCCTTATTCATCACCAGAGAatccatactggagagaaaccatatgaGTGTGATGAGTGTGGGAAAGCTTTCTGTGGGAGCTCTAATCTTACTAAACACCAGAAAATACATGCCAAAGGAAAGTGTCATCAGTGA